The proteins below come from a single Balaenoptera musculus isolate JJ_BM4_2016_0621 chromosome 1, mBalMus1.pri.v3, whole genome shotgun sequence genomic window:
- the LOC118898228 gene encoding uncharacterized protein LOC118898228, translated as MGMMSKDELMQGQRTGRRVSTERRAQVASPVPEGTGAHRGASAGQLGSRLRLPGAGKRDGGRERRKEGRRKECPGGRGLVGALGAGDRDGGGRARDAETRRQTALSPSTGGGRRVQEARGPAGPGLGTRPPGRGREWEERSPSSLACFLVCPRPCAQHQDGAGRLRRSPLVLAVVPGSGGGRTTGGDRGATPLFPTFFRSFWGLGGVCADLEPARRWGSGGEIVGHSEDSDHTSREGPPSSEWPGDCICRWYEEVKTQTAYQLKLILKRCH; from the exons ATGGGTATGATGAGTAAGGATGAACTCATGCAG GGGCAGCGCACCGGCAGGCGAGTGAGCACCGAGCGGCGGGCGCAGGTGGCGAGTCCGGTCCCGGAGGGGACAGGGGCGCATCGCGGGGCGTCGGCTGGCCAGTTAGGGAGCCGCCTCCGACTTCCCGGTGCTGGGAAgcgagatggagggagggaacggaggaaggaaggaaggaggaaagagtgtCCCGGAGGGCGGGGACTGGTCGGGGCACTAGGCGCCGGAGAccgggatgggggagggagggcaagggACGCCGAGACCCGGAGACAGACGGCGCTTTCGCCCTCGACGGGCGGCGGTCGGAGGGTGCAGGAAGCCAGGGGCCCTgcggggccagggctggggacgCGGCCCCCGGGACGAGGGCGGGAGTGGGAGGAGAGGTCTCCCAGCTCGCTCGCTTGCTTCCTGGTCTGCCCGCGGCCGTGCGCCCAGCACCAGGATGGGGCTGGGAGGCTCCGGCGTTCCCCGCTCGTGCTTGCGGTGGTGCCAGGTTCGGGAGGAGGCCGGACAACTGGGGGAGACCGGGGCGCCACGCCCCTCTTCCCTACTTTCTTCCGTTCTTTCTGGGGACTAGGCGGCGTGTGCGCAGACCTGGAACCCGCTCGGCGCTGGGGGTCTGGCGGGGAAATAGTGGGTCACAGCGAGGACTCAGATCACACATCCCGCGAGGGACCCCCGAGCAGTGAGTGGCCCGGAGACTGTATTTGCAGATGGTATGAGGAGGTCAAGACTCAGAC gGCATATCAgttaaagctaattttaaaacGCTGTCACTGA